A stretch of Fundicoccus culcitae DNA encodes these proteins:
- a CDS encoding short-chain fatty acid transporter produces the protein MNNTSSTGNSTNPNKSWFRKITDGLVYIMQEYLPSSYVLALLLALIVFIVGLVFTDSSFMDMVNYSGEGFFELLGFTMQMVLILVTGHAFANSPIILRILRRLARIPKNRVSAVVFTSFVSYIATYLHWGFGLVAGALLAKEIATINYGKKIHYPILVAAAYSGNIARGPSSSIFLGPTSPGHAAEHITGIIPLSDTLLMPLNVVMTILLLIVIPLVYHFMVPSAEESIEIDASIIEADRRAQEESGNAKGAKTSIADRFDNSKIILMLFAGILLIYLVGYFSEAGFLGLDINSIILIFMVLGMFAHGTPNNYANAIKTATATADSMILQFPIYAAIMVMLRETGLASTISQFFIDISSANTLPLFTFYSSSLINFFIPSGGGLWAIQGPIALEAAVELGASVEATMVGLAWGDTWSSQIQPFWALPLLAIAGLDVKDIMGYCSMIFFVSGIIISVFLLIM, from the coding sequence TTGAATAATACAAGTAGCACTGGTAATTCTACTAATCCTAATAAAAGTTGGTTTAGAAAAATTACAGATGGTTTAGTTTATATTATGCAAGAATATTTACCAAGTTCATATGTTCTAGCCTTGTTATTAGCTCTAATCGTCTTTATTGTCGGTTTAGTTTTTACTGATAGTTCTTTTATGGATATGGTTAATTATTCGGGAGAAGGTTTCTTTGAATTATTAGGTTTTACCATGCAAATGGTACTGATCCTTGTGACAGGGCATGCTTTTGCTAATTCACCAATTATTTTACGTATTTTGCGTCGTTTAGCTAGAATTCCTAAAAATAGAGTTTCTGCGGTAGTTTTTACATCTTTTGTATCCTATATAGCAACCTATTTACACTGGGGATTTGGTTTAGTTGCAGGAGCTTTATTAGCAAAAGAAATAGCTACTATTAATTATGGTAAAAAAATTCATTATCCAATATTGGTTGCAGCAGCTTATAGTGGGAATATTGCTAGAGGGCCATCTTCATCTATTTTTTTAGGACCAACTAGTCCAGGACATGCAGCAGAACATATAACTGGAATAATTCCATTGTCAGATACTCTATTGATGCCATTAAATGTTGTAATGACAATTTTACTATTAATTGTTATCCCTCTTGTATATCATTTCATGGTACCTAGCGCTGAGGAAAGCATTGAAATTGATGCCAGTATAATTGAAGCAGATCGTAGAGCTCAAGAAGAATCTGGAAATGCTAAAGGTGCGAAGACATCGATTGCAGATCGTTTTGATAATAGTAAAATAATTTTGATGCTTTTTGCTGGTATTTTATTAATTTATCTAGTTGGTTATTTTAGTGAAGCTGGTTTCTTAGGGTTAGATATTAATTCAATTATATTGATTTTCATGGTCTTAGGCATGTTTGCGCATGGAACACCTAATAATTATGCTAATGCAATAAAAACAGCTACCGCAACAGCAGATAGTATGATATTACAGTTTCCTATTTATGCTGCTATCATGGTGATGCTACGTGAAACTGGCTTAGCTTCAACTATTTCACAGTTTTTTATTGACATTTCATCTGCTAATACACTTCCGCTATTTACTTTTTATAGTTCTTCTTTAATCAATTTCTTCATACCTTCTGGAGGAGGTTTATGGGCTATACAAGGACCAATTGCATTAGAAGCTGCAGTTGAATTAGGTGCTTCAGTGGAAGCAACAATGGTCGGATTAGCTTGGGGTGACACTTGGTCTTCACAAATTCAACCTTTTTGGGCATTACCTTTATTAGCCATTGCAGGCTTAGATGTAAAAGATATTATGGGTTACTGTTCAATGATATTCTTTGTTTCTGGGATTATAATTTCAGTATTTTTATTAATCATGTAA
- a CDS encoding muconate/chloromuconate family cycloisomerase has protein sequence MTIKDFKTYILDMETVRPHQLSMTTITSQAIIVGRAIDEDGTEGWSEVANIGGIAYGEQTPEAIKVNIDSYLKDLVIGREASDFNRIMWEINHFAKGNNYSKAVVEGALIDLAARQKNVPAYELLGGKIHQSIPLAWTLASGNTERDIEEAKHLLEIRRHKIFKLKIGKGDPDENVEHVRKIIEAVGEQAKITVDINQAWDEDTSVRCIKKLEEYGVNMIEQPVPVWNYEAMSRLTERFDVPIMADESSTYVNDVFRIAKNRAGNSIALKPCKHGGLLETKKVAGIAEGAGLGLYGGTMIESSLGSAMALSVYSTIHDFEFGTELFGQFLYKDRITVEELEVKDFELVVPDGPGFGLTVDIEKVKKYAREFY, from the coding sequence ATGACTATTAAAGATTTTAAAACATACATTTTAGACATGGAAACAGTTCGTCCTCACCAATTATCAATGACTACCATTACAAGTCAAGCTATCATTGTTGGACGTGCTATTGATGAAGACGGTACAGAAGGATGGTCTGAAGTTGCTAACATAGGAGGGATTGCTTACGGTGAGCAAACTCCAGAAGCAATTAAAGTTAACATCGATTCATATTTAAAAGATCTTGTAATTGGACGTGAAGCTTCCGACTTCAATCGTATTATGTGGGAAATCAACCATTTTGCGAAAGGGAACAACTATTCTAAAGCCGTTGTTGAGGGGGCATTAATTGACTTGGCTGCTCGTCAAAAGAATGTACCTGCTTATGAGCTATTAGGTGGAAAAATCCATCAATCAATTCCTTTAGCTTGGACATTAGCATCAGGAAATACTGAACGTGATATTGAAGAAGCTAAGCATTTATTAGAAATTAGACGTCATAAAATCTTCAAGTTAAAAATTGGTAAAGGTGATCCAGACGAAAACGTGGAACACGTTCGTAAAATTATTGAAGCAGTTGGTGAACAAGCAAAAATTACTGTAGATATCAATCAAGCTTGGGACGAAGATACTTCTGTTCGTTGCATTAAGAAATTAGAAGAATATGGCGTAAATATGATTGAACAACCTGTGCCAGTCTGGAATTATGAAGCTATGTCCCGTTTGACTGAACGTTTTGATGTGCCAATTATGGCAGATGAATCATCAACTTATGTAAATGATGTATTCAGAATTGCTAAAAATAGAGCTGGAAATAGTATTGCTTTAAAACCATGTAAACATGGTGGGTTATTAGAAACTAAAAAGGTTGCAGGAATTGCTGAAGGTGCTGGACTCGGATTATATGGTGGAACTATGATTGAAAGCAGCTTAGGATCTGCTATGGCTCTTTCTGTTTACTCAACTATCCATGACTTTGAATTTGGTACTGAACTATTTGGTCAATTCTTGTATAAAGATCGTATAACGGTTGAAGAGCTAGAAGTTAAAGATTTTGAATTAGTTGTGCCAGATGGACCAGGTTTCGGTTTAACAGTTGATATTGAAAAAGTTAAAAAATATGCGCGTGAATTCTATTAA
- a CDS encoding carboxymuconolactone decarboxylase family protein: MSAIDYFKEVYGQVPNWVQVMHDYNPKMLEYYTQFRSEAFKTDVLTDVEKDVLIAAVNAGKLYDRTMVAHTEAGTIKGLTFEELVEYFLVSYVYGGFKSLEISLKAIAAHLQLADGIKFEIKPTYQSVEEILEEIIKQTPTKNHSFLQKVLNGLNEGELVRDLIFEKGFVTKEKKYVAYVGMYITEMRGKDAEQAIVEAKANGVTDAELVDLGFVIIFTAGIPTWFELSDHLDTK, from the coding sequence TTGTCGGCAATCGATTATTTTAAAGAAGTATATGGACAGGTACCTAATTGGGTTCAAGTTATGCATGACTATAATCCAAAAATGCTTGAGTATTATACACAATTTAGGTCAGAGGCTTTTAAAACAGATGTCTTAACCGATGTTGAAAAAGATGTATTAATCGCAGCTGTTAATGCTGGAAAATTGTATGATCGAACAATGGTTGCTCATACTGAAGCTGGTACAATTAAAGGATTAACTTTTGAAGAATTAGTTGAGTACTTTTTGGTTTCTTATGTTTATGGTGGGTTTAAGTCATTAGAGATTTCATTAAAAGCCATAGCTGCTCATTTACAATTAGCTGATGGAATTAAATTTGAGATAAAACCAACATACCAATCTGTAGAAGAGATTTTAGAGGAAATTATTAAACAAACACCAACTAAAAATCATAGTTTTCTTCAGAAGGTACTTAATGGTTTGAATGAAGGGGAATTGGTTAGAGATTTAATTTTTGAAAAAGGATTTGTTACTAAAGAGAAGAAATATGTGGCATATGTTGGAATGTATATAACTGAGATGCGAGGGAAAGATGCTGAACAAGCAATTGTGGAAGCTAAAGCAAATGGAGTGACAGATGCTGAATTGGTAGATTTAGGTTTTGTAATTATATTTACAGCTGGAATACCAACTTGGTTTGAATTAAGTGATCATTTAGATACAAAATAA
- a CDS encoding SLC13 family permease, with product MKTKQSYTKGQLFGFVLGIVLFILIYWFIPFGTLSQSGVGVLATLALMGSWWIFESINTGITGLVPLFLFPLTGALSAGETASAYGNNTIFMFFGGFAIALALEKWNLHNRIALNIIGIVGTSLNRLIIGLLLAATFISMWVSNTATALMLLPIALAMGSKMTDLILEEDPTNESDAQKFRKSSVWAVAFGAIIGGSMTLIGTPTNISLSAFAGELLGFEIPFAQFMLFEFPLALLQLVVVIFILNNVFYKYDKKQLEKGKDYIDSEIKKLGKMSYEEKVVSVVFALTVFFWIFRTFLFDGIQGLSDTVISIIACVILYIIPDKQGGRILNNDSVSKMPWAVILMLMGGMAVAAGFTGTDLASWLGEQLLLFEGASEFTMVAIVTGFSLLVTQIAPNTATGTIVIPIAASIAQTMGYDPFMLMTAAALGAGFAATVPSGTPLMGIIYGQGDFEMSELIKVGTPFVLASFVGIILVVYFWLPIVF from the coding sequence ATGAAAACAAAACAATCATATACTAAAGGTCAATTATTTGGATTTGTTTTAGGTATCGTCTTATTTATTTTGATTTACTGGTTTATCCCCTTTGGTACGTTATCACAATCTGGTGTAGGTGTTTTAGCAACATTAGCGCTTATGGGATCATGGTGGATTTTTGAATCAATTAATACAGGGATTACAGGTTTAGTTCCATTATTTTTATTCCCTTTGACAGGTGCTTTGAGTGCTGGTGAAACAGCTTCTGCTTATGGGAATAATACAATTTTTATGTTTTTTGGCGGATTTGCGATTGCATTAGCATTAGAAAAATGGAATCTGCATAATCGTATTGCATTAAACATTATTGGGATTGTTGGAACAAGCTTAAACCGATTAATTATTGGGTTATTGTTAGCAGCGACATTTATTTCAATGTGGGTATCAAATACTGCGACCGCATTGATGTTATTACCAATTGCTTTAGCAATGGGTAGTAAAATGACAGATCTTATCTTAGAAGAAGATCCAACAAATGAATCAGATGCACAAAAATTTAGAAAATCATCTGTTTGGGCTGTTGCTTTTGGAGCTATTATTGGGGGCTCTATGACCTTGATTGGAACACCAACCAATATCTCGCTTTCAGCATTTGCGGGTGAATTATTAGGATTTGAGATTCCATTTGCTCAATTTATGCTTTTTGAATTTCCCCTAGCACTACTTCAATTGGTTGTTGTTATCTTTATTTTGAATAATGTTTTTTATAAATATGATAAGAAACAGCTTGAAAAAGGAAAAGACTATATTGATAGTGAAATTAAAAAATTAGGTAAAATGTCTTATGAAGAAAAAGTTGTTTCTGTCGTTTTTGCATTAACTGTCTTCTTTTGGATTTTCCGCACGTTTTTATTTGATGGAATTCAAGGATTATCAGATACAGTAATCTCAATTATTGCTTGTGTAATTTTGTATATTATCCCTGACAAGCAAGGAGGAAGAATTCTAAACAATGATTCTGTTTCTAAGATGCCTTGGGCAGTTATTCTAATGTTAATGGGTGGTATGGCTGTTGCTGCTGGTTTTACAGGAACAGACTTAGCATCTTGGTTAGGTGAACAGCTGTTGCTCTTTGAAGGAGCTTCTGAATTTACGATGGTTGCTATTGTTACAGGCTTTTCACTGTTAGTTACACAAATTGCTCCAAATACTGCTACAGGAACAATTGTAATTCCGATTGCTGCATCTATTGCTCAAACGATGGGCTATGATCCTTTTATGTTAATGACAGCAGCTGCTTTAGGTGCTGGGTTTGCAGCAACCGTACCTAGCGGAACACCGTTGATGGGGATTATCTATGGTCAAGGCGACTTTGAAATGTCAGAGTTAATTAAAGTAGGAACGCCATTTGTATTGGCTTCATTTGTTGGAATCATCTTAGTAGTTTATTTCTGGTTACCAATAGTATTTTAA
- a CDS encoding DUF3870 domain-containing protein, whose translation MRILDTVFVSGYTRLPKGTVMYEESAVVGVMFEVNRTSHIIVKAECTFVTQLAQDYFRRMLVGMNFVDDLDEILKTVEANLFIPSAPSIAGAIKVAQQRYIDHFEKKE comes from the coding sequence ATGCGAATTTTAGATACTGTATTCGTCTCAGGATATACTAGATTACCCAAAGGAACAGTAATGTATGAAGAAAGTGCTGTTGTAGGTGTGATGTTCGAAGTCAACCGTACCTCACACATCATTGTTAAAGCAGAATGTACATTTGTAACACAGTTAGCACAAGATTATTTTAGAAGAATGTTAGTCGGTATGAATTTTGTTGATGATCTTGATGAAATTTTAAAAACCGTTGAAGCTAATCTTTTTATACCTTCTGCCCCATCAATTGCAGGAGCGATAAAAGTGGCACAACAACGTTATATTGATCATTTTGAGAAAAAGGAATAG